The Antennarius striatus isolate MH-2024 chromosome 11, ASM4005453v1, whole genome shotgun sequence genome window below encodes:
- the mcmbp gene encoding mini-chromosome maintenance complex-binding protein isoform X2 — MASTHDWITNPLGVVDGMFATSQSNLNFDWEAKAAEFFKDHLKEKDSHTLVPSLNDVPLHYLKPNSLVKFRCFIQDMFDPEFFMKVYETVDPSANAKVLRCGKYLDVTECGVDFQSRNTVTAERQTFYCVPIPGENTWVKDSYATSSQARVVPSTSYVPTRQKRSYEDDDDMDDMDTQPQKQPQSGPQGPTEHHSNSDSKRQETEAPSGQAASASHLDLNFPLPGESGPSCLVKVYEDWDGFKLNEMLEVFGILSVSPALSALADEKDGSSSSADPTELMETAEEQRVHSPPASLVPRLHMLYARTLPHNNPLLPPASPEENSDCSSTLSETAAVRTELLTYFTHILLGDALAAEYLLLHLVSDVRDVLPLGKFSLNLSGCPAAASYTQRLYQILQQLVPSSFYLGMSLQNMNQMRLVPKKDYVANRLVSGMLQLARNTSLFLDETQLEQGQLDTSGVQNVTALGNLILWQKVDYDFNYHQMEFPCNINVLVASEGRSLLPSDCQVRLQPQVSPPHMEEYLSSIHMHPQASSQLNKFRMYLSATRRLDYTISDEMTKAVEEDFVDMRKDDPENISAEDLHRLLVVARLLSVSQGQTSLSREGWLRAKHIDMLRRSRMEQHQRVNGNEP; from the exons ATGGCTTCCACACATGACTGGATTACCAACCCCCTCGGTGTTGTTGACGGGATGTTTG ctACTTCCCAGAGCAATCTAAACTTTGATTGGGAGGCTAAAGCAGCGGAGTTCTTTAAAGATCATTTGAAAGAGAAGGACTCTCACACCTTG GTCCCATCTTTGAACGATGTCCCTCTTCACTACCTGAAGCCCAACAGCCTGGTGAAGTTTCGTTGCTTCATTCAAGACATGTTTGATCCAGAGTTCTTCATGAAAGTGTACGAGACTGTCGATCCATCTGCAAATGCTAAA GTGTTGCGCTGCGGAAAATACCTAGATGTGACAGAATGTGGG GTGGATTTTCAGTCCAGAAACACTGTGACTGCGGAGAGACAGACTTTCTACTGTGTGCCAATCCCAGGAGAAAATACATGGGTGAAAGAT AGCTATGCCACCTCCAGCCAAGCGCGAGTGGTTCCTTCCACCTCGTATGTGCCGACCAGACAGAAACGCAGTTACGAGGACGACGATGACATGGACGACATGGACACACAGCCACAGAAGCAGCCGCAGTctg GTCCTCAGGGTCCCACAGAGCATCACAGTAACAGTGACAGTAAGCGGCAGGAGACAGAAGCCCCCTCCGGTCAGGCAGCATCCGCCTCCCATCTGGACCTCAACTTCCCCCTACCAGGAGAGAGTGGCCCCTCCTGCCTGGTCAAG gtgtACGAGGACTGGGACGGCTTCAAACTGAACGAGATGCTGGAGGTGTTCGGGATCCTGTCCGTCAGCCCGGCTCTCAGCGCCCTGGCGGACGAGAA AGacggctcctcttcctccgccgACCCCACGGAGCTGATGGAGACGGCCGAGGAGCAGAGGGTTCACAGCCCGCCGGCGTCGCTCGTTCCTCGCCTCCACATGTTGTACGCCAGGACGCTGCCTCACAACAAcccgctgctgccccctgccTCGCCGGAGGAGAACAGCGACT gttcttCTACCCTGAGTGAGACGGCCGCCGTCAGGACGGAGCTGCTCACGTACTTCACTCACATCCTCCTGGGAGACGCTCTGGCTGCAGAGTACCTCCTCCTGCACCTCGTCTCTGACGT ACGGGATGTTCTTCCACTTGGAAAGTTCAGCTTAAACCTGAGTGGCTGTCCCGCTGCCGCCTCCTACACGCAGCGCTTGTATCAgatcctccagcagctggtgccCTCT TCATTCTATCTGGGGATGAGCCTCCAGAACATGAACCAAATGCGTTTGGTGCCCAAGAAGGATTATGTAGCCAACCGACTAGTGAGTGGGATGCTGCAGCTTGCCAGAAACACTTCCCTTTTCCTGGATGAGACCCAGCTGGAACAGGGACAGCTGGACACCTCAG GTGTGCAGAACGTCACGGCCCTGGGGAACCTGATCCTGTGGCAGAAGGTCGATTATGACTTTAACTACCACCAGATGGAATTCCCCTGCAATATTAACGTGCTGGTGGCGTCCGAAGGCCGCTCGCTGCTGCCG TCTGACTGCCAGGTGCGCCTGCAGCCTCAGGTCAGCCCCCCCCACATGGAAGAGTATCTGAGCAGCATCCACATGCATCCGCAGGCCTCGTCACAGCTGAACAAGTTCAGGATGTACCTGAGCGCGACGCGCCGGCTGGACTACACCATCTCTGATGAAATGACCAAG GCGGTTGAGGAAGACTTTGTAGATATGAGGAAGGACGATCCAGAGAACATATCGGCAGAGGATCTCCACAGGCTCCTCGTTGTGGCCAG
- the mcmbp gene encoding mini-chromosome maintenance complex-binding protein isoform X1, whose translation MASTHDWITNPLGVVDGMFATSQSNLNFDWEAKAAEFFKDHLKEKDSHTLVPSLNDVPLHYLKPNSLVKFRCFIQDMFDPEFFMKVYETVDPSANAKVLRCGKYLDVTECGVDFQSRNTVTAERQTFYCVPIPGENTWVKDSYATSSQARVVPSTSYVPTRQKRSYEDDDDMDDMDTQPQKQPQSGPQGPTEHHSNSDSKRQETEAPSGQAASASHLDLNFPLPGESGPSCLVKVYEDWDGFKLNEMLEVFGILSVSPALSALADEKDGSSSSADPTELMETAEEQRVHSPPASLVPRLHMLYARTLPHNNPLLPPASPEENSDCSSTLSETAAVRTELLTYFTHILLGDALAAEYLLLHLVSDVYTRRDVLPLGKFSLNLSGCPAAASYTQRLYQILQQLVPSSFYLGMSLQNMNQMRLVPKKDYVANRLVSGMLQLARNTSLFLDETQLEQGQLDTSGVQNVTALGNLILWQKVDYDFNYHQMEFPCNINVLVASEGRSLLPSDCQVRLQPQVSPPHMEEYLSSIHMHPQASSQLNKFRMYLSATRRLDYTISDEMTKAVEEDFVDMRKDDPENISAEDLHRLLVVARLLSVSQGQTSLSREGWLRAKHIDMLRRSRMEQHQRVNGNEP comes from the exons ATGGCTTCCACACATGACTGGATTACCAACCCCCTCGGTGTTGTTGACGGGATGTTTG ctACTTCCCAGAGCAATCTAAACTTTGATTGGGAGGCTAAAGCAGCGGAGTTCTTTAAAGATCATTTGAAAGAGAAGGACTCTCACACCTTG GTCCCATCTTTGAACGATGTCCCTCTTCACTACCTGAAGCCCAACAGCCTGGTGAAGTTTCGTTGCTTCATTCAAGACATGTTTGATCCAGAGTTCTTCATGAAAGTGTACGAGACTGTCGATCCATCTGCAAATGCTAAA GTGTTGCGCTGCGGAAAATACCTAGATGTGACAGAATGTGGG GTGGATTTTCAGTCCAGAAACACTGTGACTGCGGAGAGACAGACTTTCTACTGTGTGCCAATCCCAGGAGAAAATACATGGGTGAAAGAT AGCTATGCCACCTCCAGCCAAGCGCGAGTGGTTCCTTCCACCTCGTATGTGCCGACCAGACAGAAACGCAGTTACGAGGACGACGATGACATGGACGACATGGACACACAGCCACAGAAGCAGCCGCAGTctg GTCCTCAGGGTCCCACAGAGCATCACAGTAACAGTGACAGTAAGCGGCAGGAGACAGAAGCCCCCTCCGGTCAGGCAGCATCCGCCTCCCATCTGGACCTCAACTTCCCCCTACCAGGAGAGAGTGGCCCCTCCTGCCTGGTCAAG gtgtACGAGGACTGGGACGGCTTCAAACTGAACGAGATGCTGGAGGTGTTCGGGATCCTGTCCGTCAGCCCGGCTCTCAGCGCCCTGGCGGACGAGAA AGacggctcctcttcctccgccgACCCCACGGAGCTGATGGAGACGGCCGAGGAGCAGAGGGTTCACAGCCCGCCGGCGTCGCTCGTTCCTCGCCTCCACATGTTGTACGCCAGGACGCTGCCTCACAACAAcccgctgctgccccctgccTCGCCGGAGGAGAACAGCGACT gttcttCTACCCTGAGTGAGACGGCCGCCGTCAGGACGGAGCTGCTCACGTACTTCACTCACATCCTCCTGGGAGACGCTCTGGCTGCAGAGTACCTCCTCCTGCACCTCGTCTCTGACGT GTACACCAGACGGGATGTTCTTCCACTTGGAAAGTTCAGCTTAAACCTGAGTGGCTGTCCCGCTGCCGCCTCCTACACGCAGCGCTTGTATCAgatcctccagcagctggtgccCTCT TCATTCTATCTGGGGATGAGCCTCCAGAACATGAACCAAATGCGTTTGGTGCCCAAGAAGGATTATGTAGCCAACCGACTAGTGAGTGGGATGCTGCAGCTTGCCAGAAACACTTCCCTTTTCCTGGATGAGACCCAGCTGGAACAGGGACAGCTGGACACCTCAG GTGTGCAGAACGTCACGGCCCTGGGGAACCTGATCCTGTGGCAGAAGGTCGATTATGACTTTAACTACCACCAGATGGAATTCCCCTGCAATATTAACGTGCTGGTGGCGTCCGAAGGCCGCTCGCTGCTGCCG TCTGACTGCCAGGTGCGCCTGCAGCCTCAGGTCAGCCCCCCCCACATGGAAGAGTATCTGAGCAGCATCCACATGCATCCGCAGGCCTCGTCACAGCTGAACAAGTTCAGGATGTACCTGAGCGCGACGCGCCGGCTGGACTACACCATCTCTGATGAAATGACCAAG GCGGTTGAGGAAGACTTTGTAGATATGAGGAAGGACGATCCAGAGAACATATCGGCAGAGGATCTCCACAGGCTCCTCGTTGTGGCCAG
- the mcmbp gene encoding mini-chromosome maintenance complex-binding protein isoform X3, whose product MASTHDWITNPLGVVDGMFATSQSNLNFDWEAKAAEFFKDHLKEKDSHTLVPSLNDVPLHYLKPNSLVKFRCFIQDMFDPEFFMKVYETVDPSANAKVLRCGKYLDVTECGVDFQSRNTVTAERQTFYCVPIPGENTWVKDSYATSSQARVVPSTSYVPTRQKRSYEDDDDMDDMDTQPQKQPQSGPQGPTEHHSNSDSKRQETEAPSGQAASASHLDLNFPLPGESGPSCLVKVYEDWDGFKLNEMLEVFGILSVSPALSALADEKDGSSSSADPTELMETAEEQRVHSPPASLVPRLHMLYARTLPHNNPLLPPASPEENSDCSSTLSETAAVRTELLTYFTHILLGDALAAEYLLLHLVSDVYTRRDVLPLGKFSLNLSGCPAAASYTQRLYQILQQLVPSSFYLGMSLQNMNQMRLVPKKDYVANRLVSGMLQLARNTSLFLDETQLEQGQLDTSGVQNVTALGNLILWQKVDYDFNYHQMEFPCNINVLVASEGRSLLPSDCQVRLQPQVSPPHMEEYLSSIHMHPQASSQLNKFRMYLSATRRLDYTISDEMTKAVEEDFVDMRKDDPENISAEDLHRLLVVASFDARCDNPETS is encoded by the exons ATGGCTTCCACACATGACTGGATTACCAACCCCCTCGGTGTTGTTGACGGGATGTTTG ctACTTCCCAGAGCAATCTAAACTTTGATTGGGAGGCTAAAGCAGCGGAGTTCTTTAAAGATCATTTGAAAGAGAAGGACTCTCACACCTTG GTCCCATCTTTGAACGATGTCCCTCTTCACTACCTGAAGCCCAACAGCCTGGTGAAGTTTCGTTGCTTCATTCAAGACATGTTTGATCCAGAGTTCTTCATGAAAGTGTACGAGACTGTCGATCCATCTGCAAATGCTAAA GTGTTGCGCTGCGGAAAATACCTAGATGTGACAGAATGTGGG GTGGATTTTCAGTCCAGAAACACTGTGACTGCGGAGAGACAGACTTTCTACTGTGTGCCAATCCCAGGAGAAAATACATGGGTGAAAGAT AGCTATGCCACCTCCAGCCAAGCGCGAGTGGTTCCTTCCACCTCGTATGTGCCGACCAGACAGAAACGCAGTTACGAGGACGACGATGACATGGACGACATGGACACACAGCCACAGAAGCAGCCGCAGTctg GTCCTCAGGGTCCCACAGAGCATCACAGTAACAGTGACAGTAAGCGGCAGGAGACAGAAGCCCCCTCCGGTCAGGCAGCATCCGCCTCCCATCTGGACCTCAACTTCCCCCTACCAGGAGAGAGTGGCCCCTCCTGCCTGGTCAAG gtgtACGAGGACTGGGACGGCTTCAAACTGAACGAGATGCTGGAGGTGTTCGGGATCCTGTCCGTCAGCCCGGCTCTCAGCGCCCTGGCGGACGAGAA AGacggctcctcttcctccgccgACCCCACGGAGCTGATGGAGACGGCCGAGGAGCAGAGGGTTCACAGCCCGCCGGCGTCGCTCGTTCCTCGCCTCCACATGTTGTACGCCAGGACGCTGCCTCACAACAAcccgctgctgccccctgccTCGCCGGAGGAGAACAGCGACT gttcttCTACCCTGAGTGAGACGGCCGCCGTCAGGACGGAGCTGCTCACGTACTTCACTCACATCCTCCTGGGAGACGCTCTGGCTGCAGAGTACCTCCTCCTGCACCTCGTCTCTGACGT GTACACCAGACGGGATGTTCTTCCACTTGGAAAGTTCAGCTTAAACCTGAGTGGCTGTCCCGCTGCCGCCTCCTACACGCAGCGCTTGTATCAgatcctccagcagctggtgccCTCT TCATTCTATCTGGGGATGAGCCTCCAGAACATGAACCAAATGCGTTTGGTGCCCAAGAAGGATTATGTAGCCAACCGACTAGTGAGTGGGATGCTGCAGCTTGCCAGAAACACTTCCCTTTTCCTGGATGAGACCCAGCTGGAACAGGGACAGCTGGACACCTCAG GTGTGCAGAACGTCACGGCCCTGGGGAACCTGATCCTGTGGCAGAAGGTCGATTATGACTTTAACTACCACCAGATGGAATTCCCCTGCAATATTAACGTGCTGGTGGCGTCCGAAGGCCGCTCGCTGCTGCCG TCTGACTGCCAGGTGCGCCTGCAGCCTCAGGTCAGCCCCCCCCACATGGAAGAGTATCTGAGCAGCATCCACATGCATCCGCAGGCCTCGTCACAGCTGAACAAGTTCAGGATGTACCTGAGCGCGACGCGCCGGCTGGACTACACCATCTCTGATGAAATGACCAAG GCGGTTGAGGAAGACTTTGTAGATATGAGGAAGGACGATCCAGAGAACATATCGGCAGAGGATCTCCACAGGCTCCTCGTTGTGGCCAG TTTCGATGCTCGCTGTGATAATCCAGAGACGTCATGA